The following are encoded in a window of Rubellicoccus peritrichatus genomic DNA:
- a CDS encoding TetR/AcrR family transcriptional regulator: protein MPWEKSFNVEKAVDNAMLLFWKKGYNDSSMAELLKVTGLTKGSFYNAFGSKRDLFIKTFTKYDQESRVALHQLTAMDSPKEAIRAFFDWLVEATASDQEKKGCFTVNMLICIKSFDEEIQGLVRGSQQSVETFFKQMIELGQIRGEISKELHAEKTAKLLVGAMVSVRVLGRGTFDSDGLRMLADQAVSIIE from the coding sequence ATGCCCTGGGAAAAATCATTCAATGTCGAGAAGGCAGTCGACAATGCAATGCTCTTGTTTTGGAAGAAGGGTTACAACGATTCCTCAATGGCCGAATTATTGAAAGTAACCGGATTGACGAAAGGAAGCTTCTATAATGCCTTTGGCAGTAAGCGGGATCTGTTTATCAAGACTTTCACGAAGTATGACCAGGAGTCTCGTGTAGCACTTCACCAGCTAACTGCGATGGACTCTCCCAAGGAGGCAATACGGGCTTTTTTTGATTGGCTTGTAGAGGCGACTGCGTCCGATCAGGAGAAGAAGGGATGCTTCACCGTGAATATGCTGATATGCATAAAATCTTTTGATGAGGAAATCCAGGGGCTCGTGAGAGGTTCCCAACAAAGTGTCGAGACGTTCTTCAAGCAAATGATTGAGCTTGGCCAAATCCGTGGAGAAATCTCGAAGGAATTGCATGCCGAAAAGACTGCGAAGCTATTAGTTGGAGCGATGGTCAGTGTTCGCGTCCTTGGGCGAGGCACTTTTGACTCCGACGGACTTCGAATGCTCGCCGACCAGGCAGTGAGTATCATCGAATAA